The stretch of DNA CGCCCGTCGCGCCTTCCATGCCCCAGCGATGAGCCACTATATCTTGGACTTATGATCTCGCAACCCTACAGCGGTACGGGAAGCGGGAAGATGGCCGGGGTCGGATCGGAGTTCAATCGCGTCTGGAGTTCGGACTTTGGCGCGCTGCGACTTGCGGAACAGAGTGAGCCTGGGAGGCTGTTCGGTCACGCGACGGGACTCACGCCGCCGCCGGATCGGTGCCGAACAACAGCGCGAGCCCTTGAAGAACCTCTCGCAGGTGGGCGTGGCTCAGCGCGCCCAGCGGCCGGCCCAAGCGCGCCCGATCGATGGTGAGCAACTGCGTCACGTTGACTACGCAGGCACGTGGCAGGTTCGCCTCACCCTTCCGCAGCCGGACGTTCCCCGGCATCGCCGCGAGCCGGAGATTCGACGTGACGGCCGCTACGACTGTCGTCGCGATGGCACTGCGGTTGAATCGGTCATGCTGCACGATCACCGCCGGTCGACGGCCACGAGGCTCGGATCCCTCGCCCTTGAATCCGAGCCAGTAGACCTCTCCCTGGTGTATCACCACCGCTCGCTCTCCCAATTTATGCCAAGTTGAGCCAGCTCCTGCGCCTCGCGGCGTTGTTCTTCGCGCACCGACTCGTCAGCAAAGAGGGCATCGAGTCGCCGGGTCACCTCGGCATCGCGCCGCGCGCGCACGACGAGGCGCAAGACGCGGCTGATGAATCGGCTGCGCGACTCGCCGCGTTCGCGTGCGGCGCGATCCACTTCTTCCAAGATATCCTCGGGTACCGCAATCGCCGTCTTTCGATGTGCCATGGTATTCACTCTGGTATTCTTTTTGTGCATACCCTACCTGAACCATCTCGGCAAGCACGCGTCTCCACGCCCGCGCAACACTTTCGGCGATCGCTTGGCTATGCTCCCACTCTCCAACGCCCGAGCGAACTGATCGTGGAGGCGAGTGATAGGGTAGTGCGGCTGCAACGCAACCCTGGTAAGATGTCGCGTACGCGGGAGGTTGTTTATGGATTACGTGAAACTCGGCCGCAGCGGCCTGAAGGTCAGCCGCTTATGTCTTGGCACGATGAATTTCGGGCCCCTCACCAACGAACCCGACAGCTTCGCCATCATGGACAAGGCGTTGGAACTCGGCATCAACTTCTTCGATACCGCCAACGTCTACGGGTGGAAAACCGGTGGGGGCATCACCGAACAGATCGTCGGCCGCTGGCTGGCCCAGGGCGGCGGCCGGCGTGAACGCGTGGTCTTGGCGACAAAAGTGTACGGCCGCATGGGCGAAGGCCCGAACGAGCGCGGCCTGTCCGCCTACCACATCAAGCGCGCCTGCGACGAGAGCCTCCGGCGCTTGCAGACCGATCACATCGACCTCTACCAGATGCACCACATTGACCGGGACACGCCCTGGGAAGAGACCTGGCAAGCGCTGGAGCAACTCGTGCGTGCGGGGAAAGTGCTCTATGTCGGCAGCAGCAACTTCGCGGCGTGGAACATCGCTCAGGCAAACGGCCTGGCGGCCCAGCGTCACTTCATGGGTCTGGTATCCGAGCAAAGCCTCTACAACTTGAATGCGCGGACGATCGAGCTGGAGGTCATCCCGGCGTGCGCCGCTCTGGGGCTCGGCGTCATCCCGTGGAGTCCCCTGGGCGGCGGCTTGCTGGGCGGCATCTTGCGAAAAGTCTCCGAAGGCCGACGCGCCTCCGAGCGCATCCAGAAGGCCGTCGAGAAGCTTCGCGCCCAATTGGAGGCGTACGAGAACTTCTGTCGAGAAATGGGCGAACAGCCCGCCGATATCGCCGTGGCCTGGCTGCTGCACCACCCGGTGGTAACGGCCCCCATCATCGGGCCGCGCACGATGGAGCAGTTCACCGGCAGCATGCGCGCCCTGGAAATCAAGTTGGCGCCCGACGCGCTCGCTAAGCTGGACAAGATCTGGCCCGGCCCTGGAGGCCCAGCCCCGGAGGCGTACGCCTGGTAGCTGGTGGGATAAAGACGCTGGGGGCGAGCCTTCGAGAACTCAAAGACAATTCACGAATCACTCGTCACGCCTCACGACCGAGTTTCTCCCGCTCTGGTCGATCATGGCGCGGAGGACTTCCATGCGCGCGCGAATGGCCGGCGTCTGATCCAGCTCGTCGGTTGTCACCGGTAAGCGATAGCTCCAGTTGCGGCGATTGATGGTTGCCGGCGTATTGATGCGCTCGGGCCAGCCGAAGAGATCCTGGATCGGAAGAATGGTCAGAACCGAACCAGCCTCGTACAGACTGTGTAAGAGCGCGAGGTACAGATCAGGACTCAAGGGAAGTCCTGAGTCCTGAGTGCTGAGTCCTGAGTCCTGAGCCTGCCCTGAGCCCAGTCGAAGGGTGCTGGGTCCTGAGTCGGCAACATCTCGGGACGGGAGCGCAGCTTGCCGCTCCTTTTCGCTCAACCCTTCCCACCACACCGCCAGCGTGTCGGTGTCGTGCGTCCCGGTTGTCGCAACCGACAACTCTGGATAGGATCGCGGATCGATGTACGCGCCGTCGTGCGTCTCCCAGCGAAACACCTTGTAGCCTGGGATACCGAGTTGCGTCAGCGATTCTCGCACCCACATTGGAACCGTCCCCAGATCTTCCGCGATCACCCCGGCAACTCCGCCGGCTTCGTCCAGGAGCGCGCCGAGCAGATCGCGGCCCTGGATCAACTGTTCCTCCGTCTCCTGAGGCACGAAGCCTGAGGTGCCACCGTCAGTTACGGGAATGGCATAGGTCCGGAACAGGCCGACGAGATGATCGACGCGGAAGAGATCGTACAACTGGCGCGCTTGTCGGGCACGTTGCCGCCACCAGCCGTAGCCGCTGCGCCGCATCTGCACCCAATCGTAGAGCGGCAAGCCCCATTGCTGCCCGCTCGGGCTGAACGCATCCGGCGGTGCGCCAGCCGAGCTGCTCAGATCGAAAAGCTCCCGATGCGCCCAGACGTCAGCGCTGTCGCGTCCGCACACAAACGGCAGGTCACCTTTGATCAGCACCCCGCGCCGCGCGGCATGCGCGCGGACCTCATTCCACTGCTCGGCAGCAATCCATTGCAGATATTGAGCGAAGCGAACCCTTTGGGTCAGGCGTGACGCCGCTTGCCGCAGGGCAGCGGTATCGCGCTGCCGCAACTCTTCCGGCCAGGTTTCCCAACTGGCCCAGTCGAATCGCTCCTTGAGCGCACGGAACCGCGCGTAGTCCTCGATCCACCACGATTGCGTCCGGCAAAAGCTTTCGAAACGCGCCCTCCGCTCCGGCTCGGCTTGCGCCTCGAACTGCTGGAAACCCAGCTCCAGCAGATGCAGCTTCAGCGCATACAGCGCCTGCCGTTGGCGGTGGCGCGACCGGCGCAAGCGCTGCAACCGCCGCCGCACCGAAATGGCATTCAGCCACTCCGGCGCGACACGGCTGCTACTGATGTCGCTAACCTTGGAGGTGGAGATGTACGTCGGGTCGATGGCAAAGGCGCTGAGCGCATTGTACGGACTGGCTTCGCCGGGACCGCTCTCGTTGATCGGCAAGAGTTGCACCACGCGCTGGTGCCAGCGGTCCAGCCAATCGATGAACGGAATGAGATCGAGGATGGTCCCGCTGCCAGTGTCGTGGGCCCCGCGCAGCGCGAACAGCGGGATGGCTATGCCGGCCGCGCGCGAAAAGTGCTGGCGCTCTGGCATCGAAGCCGCCGGCCGTCAGCCCTGCCCGCTCATTCGATCACGATCTCCGGCTCCAGCGTCACCTCCGACTGCAGCGAGTTGGAGATGTAGCAGTTCTTTTCAGCCATCTTGAGGACGCGCTCCGCCCGCCCGCGATCGACGTCTGGCCCGATGGTAACCTTCGGCTTGACGACGATCCGTGTGATCACCGGCCCTCGTCCCTCGACCTTCTCGAGGGTGCCGGTTGCGGTGGCCGAATACTTGCGGAACGGCAGCTTCGAGTTGGCCGCGATGGCGATGAAGGTCGCCATCACGCACGCGTTTACCGCACCGACACAGAGCTGCTCCGGAGACCACACGTCTTCCGCCCCCCCGAACTCGGGCGGAGCTCCGATCGCAATCGTCGGCCGTTGGGGCGCCGCCAGCGTTCCCCGGCGATCTGCCGTCCACTCGACTTGAGCTTCGTAGTGATGTGCTTGGTCGGCCATTTGTGAACTTCCTCCCTCAGTGCTGAGTGCTGAGTCCTGAGTGCTGAGTCTCTTGTTCCGTCGCTCTACTCACTGCGGATCGAAGCGGTTCAAACCGTTACCCGACGACACGACACCGGCGGTTCCAACCGCCTCGTGTGCCGTCAGCGCTTCGAGGACCGCGCGGTCCTCAGCGGTATTGGCCAGAAACCGTCGCCCATCCGCCAGGCGGCCGATGACGATTCCCTTGGTGGGCTGTCCCTCACGGCCATAGAGCACCGTGTAGGTCTCGATCTGCGCTCTGCCGCTCGGTTCGGTCACCAGTTCCGGGTGCGGAGCGCGGTCGATCTCCGCTTGATACGTCGCAGGTTCCTGACGGATCCACGGCCCCGGCTTCGTTTCGGTACTGTAGATACCGACCGCATGCTTGGTCATGTACCAACCCAGCCCCGTCACCAGTCCTTTGGTGCCCGGTGCGGCGCGAAGTTTCCTCAACATGGTGGCAATACCGTGCATAGTATAGTTGTTCCCCGGACCTCCATGATAGGGGAGGCCGCCAGTAACGGTGAGATCTCGGAGGTCATCCGCCGCAATGCCCAACATATCACGGCCGATTTGCACAGCGCACGGGAAGCAGCTGTAGAGATCGAAATAGTCGATCTGGGCGATATCGACGCCTGCCATCGCCAGCGCCTTTTGACCGGCAAGCCGGATGGCCGGTGCGCTGTGATAGTTCACACGCTCGGACACGAACCACAAGTCGTGGGCATCACCGCAACCCGTGAGGTACACCCAGCGGGACGGATCGATACCCAACTCACGGGCGCCGGCAACCGAGGTCATGAGCACGGCGGCCGATTGATCGACGTCGATGATCGCGTTCATGTACTTGGGATACGGAAACGCGATGAGCCGATTGCCGGGGGTGACCGTGGTAATCTCGGCGGGCGTCCGCTCCTGCCGAAACCACGCATACGGGTTCTGCGCCGCCACCGCCGAGAATCGGCTGCACAACACGCCGAGCCGCTCGCGA from Candidatus Binatia bacterium encodes:
- a CDS encoding type II toxin-antitoxin system PemK/MazF family toxin, producing MVIHQGEVYWLGFKGEGSEPRGRRPAVIVQHDRFNRSAIATTVVAAVTSNLRLAAMPGNVRLRKGEANLPRACVVNVTQLLTIDRARLGRPLGALSHAHLREVLQGLALLFGTDPAAA
- a CDS encoding ribbon-helix-helix protein, CopG family, encoding MAHRKTAIAVPEDILEEVDRAARERGESRSRFISRVLRLVVRARRDAEVTRRLDALFADESVREEQRREAQELAQLGINWESERW
- a CDS encoding aldo/keto reductase — encoded protein: MDYVKLGRSGLKVSRLCLGTMNFGPLTNEPDSFAIMDKALELGINFFDTANVYGWKTGGGITEQIVGRWLAQGGGRRERVVLATKVYGRMGEGPNERGLSAYHIKRACDESLRRLQTDHIDLYQMHHIDRDTPWEETWQALEQLVRAGKVLYVGSSNFAAWNIAQANGLAAQRHFMGLVSEQSLYNLNARTIELEVIPACAALGLGVIPWSPLGGGLLGGILRKVSEGRRASERIQKAVEKLRAQLEAYENFCREMGEQPADIAVAWLLHHPVVTAPIIGPRTMEQFTGSMRALEIKLAPDALAKLDKIWPGPGGPAPEAYAW
- the malQ gene encoding 4-alpha-glucanotransferase gives rise to the protein MPERQHFSRAAGIAIPLFALRGAHDTGSGTILDLIPFIDWLDRWHQRVVQLLPINESGPGEASPYNALSAFAIDPTYISTSKVSDISSSRVAPEWLNAISVRRRLQRLRRSRHRQRQALYALKLHLLELGFQQFEAQAEPERRARFESFCRTQSWWIEDYARFRALKERFDWASWETWPEELRQRDTAALRQAASRLTQRVRFAQYLQWIAAEQWNEVRAHAARRGVLIKGDLPFVCGRDSADVWAHRELFDLSSSAGAPPDAFSPSGQQWGLPLYDWVQMRRSGYGWWRQRARQARQLYDLFRVDHLVGLFRTYAIPVTDGGTSGFVPQETEEQLIQGRDLLGALLDEAGGVAGVIAEDLGTVPMWVRESLTQLGIPGYKVFRWETHDGAYIDPRSYPELSVATTGTHDTDTLAVWWEGLSEKERQAALPSRDVADSGPSTLRLGSGQAQDSGLSTQDSGLPLSPDLYLALLHSLYEAGSVLTILPIQDLFGWPERINTPATINRRNWSYRLPVTTDELDQTPAIRARMEVLRAMIDQSGRNSVVRRDE
- a CDS encoding OsmC family protein encodes the protein MADQAHHYEAQVEWTADRRGTLAAPQRPTIAIGAPPEFGGAEDVWSPEQLCVGAVNACVMATFIAIAANSKLPFRKYSATATGTLEKVEGRGPVITRIVVKPKVTIGPDVDRGRAERVLKMAEKNCYISNSLQSEVTLEPEIVIE
- a CDS encoding acetyl-CoA acetyltransferase; translation: MVEDRTPILIGAGQLTQRDVEPAAAKEPLAMMVETARRAAADAGAEARLLAQVDRVAVVNMLAWHYGNAPRLLAERLEAHPREELYTTVGGNTPQWLVNETAAQIAAGRVRLALLAGAEAVHTLMRARRLGTELHWITNGSGTPTVLGDPRMGTSDQEMNHGLQMPTQIYPLFENALRAHYGLSLAAHRERLGVLCSRFSAVAAQNPYAWFRQERTPAEITTVTPGNRLIAFPYPKYMNAIIDVDQSAAVLMTSVAGARELGIDPSRWVYLTGCGDAHDLWFVSERVNYHSAPAIRLAGQKALAMAGVDIAQIDYFDLYSCFPCAVQIGRDMLGIAADDLRDLTVTGGLPYHGGPGNNYTMHGIATMLRKLRAAPGTKGLVTGLGWYMTKHAVGIYSTETKPGPWIRQEPATYQAEIDRAPHPELVTEPSGRAQIETYTVLYGREGQPTKGIVIGRLADGRRFLANTAEDRAVLEALTAHEAVGTAGVVSSGNGLNRFDPQ